The DNA region TTTCCCGCTTGCTCTGCTTTTTCTTTCTCGCCCACGCCAAACTCGCAAACGTTGTCTGCTCCCCCACGCTCTTTCCTCCCGCCTCACCTTGTCGGTCTTTCTGCTCTTCGTTATTAGACGACTTGCTAGATGACTTGTTCAGAGATTCCCTAAGTGAAACATGGGATCTTCATACCAAACCGGGTAGAGATGAAGCCCTCCACTTTGTTCGAGTGACTCAAGCACGAGTTTTACGCCGTCAGCATCATCTAAATCACCGAGGGCATTTGCAATATGTAATACAGCGAGACCGTTGTCAGGTTTTGATTCTAAAAACTTGAAGGCTGCGTAAAGTCGAAGATATTTGGAGTCGACGGATGAGTCTTGGATCAACTCTGGTCGTTCGATTCCAAACATGGCGACGTAGCCGTAGTCAACATCATACGCTGCCATGTAGTCATTCAAGATCCCTGCGGTGCTTTTTGGCAATCCAATTTTGGGGATTTCGATGGTGCCGATTTTAAACGATTCGCGGATGGACATGTGTCTACCACTTCACCGGTAGCGAGGATTTCTACTCTTCCGGCGCCCCGCCGGATGTCGCCAAATCTTCGACTTTGATTTTTTCGACGTTCATCTTTTGCGCCGCGCTGCTCATCCGTTCCAGCACATCGTCGAAGCTCAGCGGTGGAGCGTCTTTGGGGCGGAAGCGGATTGGGTTGATTCTCGCCACAACGAAACTCTTTAGGTAGGGGCTGGTGAGGCCTTTGGCTTTGAGGGCTTCGACTTTTTCGACGACGGTTTTGTCGAGGTCCATCAATGTTTTCGCTCGTTGGCGACGAACTTCGATTGCCGATTCAAGTGGCTTCTTTAGGAATTGGTCCGAACGGCGGAGGATCGGATGATAGGCGCCGCCGCTGAAGCGGCCGTTCTCTAGATAACAAAGGCCCAGCGTGATCAGGGCGGCTTCTTCGAATTCCAACGCATAGCTTTCCTCCGTCGCTTCATCGAGGGTCGCCAGCTCCTGGTACATTTTAATCACTTCCAGCGCGCGCTCGCGCAGGTTGTGCGCTTTCTCGGTGTTGAGTGCGAGAATTTGATACGCTGTTGCTGCTTCCGGCACGACGATGGCGATAATCGCTTTCGCGCCTAAAGTTTTCATCGCTTGTAAGCGGTGGTTGCCATTGGGCGTCCAGTAGCGGGTAGCGCTGTCTTTGACTTCCTTGCGCACGGCGACGATCGGATCGAGAAAGCGGCCGAGCTTGGCGATGACGGTTTCGAGTTTGCGCGCATGCGCGTCGGACAAATTACGTTGGAAGGGCGTCGGTTCGACTTGGTCGATGGGTAACGCGGCGATGACCAGCCACTGCTCGCCGAAGGGCTCGCGATAGGTTGTTAAAACTTTACCACCGTCCCGATCTATAGCATCTTGCAGCGCCGTGACATTACTGGGCGGCGTAGCGGCGAGAACTTCTTTGGCCGAAAGGCCGGTTGATTTACCGGCTAGCTTACGCCGTTTGCGCGGCGCGGTGGATTTCTTCTTCGCTTTTTTTTCAGCCATCGGCTTCGACCTCGGCTCGGATTGTGCCGCCGTTGCCGTCGTGTTGCGGCTCGAGTCTCTGCATCTTGGCTTTGGACATTACTATGCGCAGCGCCGTGCCGGCAACCAATGCGCCGCCGATAAGCACGGCTATCGGCGCGCCGGCGAATTCTGCAATGGTTCCGGCGAAGATGCCGCCGATGGGCGTCACTTCCCAAGCGAGTCCGGAGATGCCCATGACTCGGCCGCGCAACTGTTCGGGTAAATGCAATTGCAAGGTTTGGTTGACGCTGGTCATATAAAACTGGCTGGTCATTCCTAAGGCGAAGACCAAGCTCAACGACAACGAGTAAATCGGCGAGAGCGCAAACAGCATTAAAAAAATCCCGAACAGCGTCGCGCCCAGCGCGGTTTGCAAAACTTGCCGGCCGGTGTGAGAGAAAACCGCGGCCATCAACGCGCCGACCAAGGCGCCGGCACCGGCGGCGCTTTGCAAAAAACCGAAACCGCGTGAGCCGACGTGGAGAATGTCGCGGGCGAATATTGGCATTAGGATGACGTAGGACATGCCGAAGATGCTGTTGAAAAAAGTCAGGCCGATGAAGGTCAAGTAGAGTTCGTTGTGGCGAATGAAGTTCACGCCGTCTTTCATCTGCTGCAGCATGCCGCCGCGGCTGGCTGCGGTGGGCTGATGTTGCAAGCGGATGAACAGCCAGAGCGTTACCGCGCTCAGTGATGCGGCGAAGCAAAGATAATAGGTGACGGCGACGCCGAACAAATAGATCAATATCCCGGCGAGGGCCGGACCGGTGAGCTTGCACAGTTGCCAGACGGTGCCGCCGATGGCGACGGCGTTGGGAATATCTTCTTTGGGCACCATGTGCGGCAGGAGCGCCATGCGGCTCGGCCGATCGAAGGCGCGCACCGCACCGGAGATAAACGCGATGGTCATGACATGCCAGAGTGCGACCTGTTTGGCGAAGATCAAAGTTGCCAGGATTAAATAGAGCAGCGCGACGGTGGATTGCGCCGCGATCATGATGCGCCGGCGATCGGCGCGGTCGGCGATCACGCCGCCGACGAGAGTCAGCGTGATGGTCGGAATCGCTTGGCTGAGCCCGGTGAGGCCGAGCAGCAGCGGCGAGTTGGTGAGCTCGATCACCAGCCAGCTTTGCGCCACGAATTCCATATTTTGCGCCAACACCGAAGCGAGTTGGCCAAACCAATACAAGCGGTAATTGCGGTGGCGCAGTGCGCTCAGTGCGAGGCTGAAACGCCGTCGTGGATTAATCGCTATCATCTTTGACGAATTGAATGAGCGTGAGCATGCCGCGGATCCGAGTTGTAAATTAAAACCTCGCTCGATTGTAGAACCGAATGCTTCCTTTTATCATGAGCCAACATCTAAAGGGAAAGGCTATATTGCATGGCTCAATTCGATTACGATCTGTTTACCATCGGTGCCGGCTCCGGCGGCGTGCGCGCGAGCCGCATCTCGGCTTCCTTCGGCGCCAAAGTGGCGGTCGCCGAGGAACGCTATCTCGGCGGCACCTGCGCCAACGTCGGCTGCATTCCCAAGAAGCTCTTGGTTTACGCGGCGCACTACGGCGAGGATTTCGCAGATCACGGTGGTTACGGCTGGAGTACCGGCGAGCGGCGCTTCGATTGGGCCAAGCTGATTGCCAACAAGGACAAGGAGATCAACCGGCTGAACGGCGTCTACCGAAAACTTCTCGCCGACGCCGGCGTCAGACTTTTCGAAGGGCGCGCCGAGGTCGTCGACCCGCACACGGTGGTGATCGACGGCAAACAGATCACGGCGAAATATATTTTGGTCGCCGTCGGCAGCTGGCCGGCGGTGCCGACATTTCTCGGTTCGGAATTGGCGATTACTTCCAACGAAGTTTTTTATCTGCCGACGCTGCCGGGAAAAGTCATCGTTGTTGGCGGCGGATACATCGGCGTTGAGTTCGCCGGCATTTTTCACGGCTTGGGCGCCAAGACCACGCAGCTCTATCGCGGCGATTTGTTTTTGCGCGGCTTCGATAAAGATATTCGCTCAACCCTCGCCGAAGAGATGCGAAAACGCGGCATCGATCTGCGTTTCAATAGCGACATTGTGAAGATCGAAAAAAATCGCGGCGCGCTCACGGCGACGCTCGCCGACGGTCAAACCATTGAAGCCGAGCAGATCCTTTACGCCACCGGGCGCAACTCGAAGACGCCCGATCTCGGCTTGGAAAAGGCCGGCGTGAAGCTCAAAGCCAACGGCGCGGTGGTGGTGGACGATTATTCAAAGTCGAGCGTCGACAGCGTCTACGCCATCGGCGATTGCACCGATCGCATGATGCTCACACC from Deltaproteobacteria bacterium includes:
- a CDS encoding chromosome partitioning protein ParB; this translates as MAEKKAKKKSTAPRKRRKLAGKSTGLSAKEVLAATPPSNVTALQDAIDRDGGKVLTTYREPFGEQWLVIAALPIDQVEPTPFQRNLSDAHARKLETVIAKLGRFLDPIVAVRKEVKDSATRYWTPNGNHRLQAMKTLGAKAIIAIVVPEAATAYQILALNTEKAHNLRERALEVIKMYQELATLDEATEESYALEFEEAALITLGLCYLENGRFSGGAYHPILRRSDQFLKKPLESAIEVRRQRAKTLMDLDKTVVEKVEALKAKGLTSPYLKSFVVARINPIRFRPKDAPPLSFDDVLERMSSAAQKMNVEKIKVEDLATSGGAPEE
- a CDS encoding MFS transporter, whose protein sequence is MIAINPRRRFSLALSALRHRNYRLYWFGQLASVLAQNMEFVAQSWLVIELTNSPLLLGLTGLSQAIPTITLTLVGGVIADRADRRRIMIAAQSTVALLYLILATLIFAKQVALWHVMTIAFISGAVRAFDRPSRMALLPHMVPKEDIPNAVAIGGTVWQLCKLTGPALAGILIYLFGVAVTYYLCFAASLSAVTLWLFIRLQHQPTAASRGGMLQQMKDGVNFIRHNELYLTFIGLTFFNSIFGMSYVILMPIFARDILHVGSRGFGFLQSAAGAGALVGALMAAVFSHTGRQVLQTALGATLFGIFLMLFALSPIYSLSLSLVFALGMTSQFYMTSVNQTLQLHLPEQLRGRVMGISGLAWEVTPIGGIFAGTIAEFAGAPIAVLIGGALVAGTALRIVMSKAKMQRLEPQHDGNGGTIRAEVEADG
- the gor gene encoding glutathione-disulfide reductase, which gives rise to MAQFDYDLFTIGAGSGGVRASRISASFGAKVAVAEERYLGGTCANVGCIPKKLLVYAAHYGEDFADHGGYGWSTGERRFDWAKLIANKDKEINRLNGVYRKLLADAGVRLFEGRAEVVDPHTVVIDGKQITAKYILVAVGSWPAVPTFLGSELAITSNEVFYLPTLPGKVIVVGGGYIGVEFAGIFHGLGAKTTQLYRGDLFLRGFDKDIRSTLAEEMRKRGIDLRFNSDIVKIEKNRGALTATLADGQTIEAEQILYATGRNSKTPDLGLEKAGVKLKANGAVVVDDYSKSSVDSVYAIGDCTDRMMLTPVAIAEGMALANTLFNNKPTKPSYMNVPTAVFSTPNCGTVGLTEEEARGRNFKIDVYRTAFKPLKHTLSGRDERTMMKLIVDQASDKVLGCHMVGADAGEMIQGFAVALNCGATKAQFDQTVGIHPTAAEEFVTMRTKLG